The Deltaproteobacteria bacterium genomic interval CCACGATCCCGCCCGTGGGGTTCTTCTGGGACTGACGCTCATGGCGCTTTACGAGGTTGAGCTTCTCCACAAGCGCAGCTTCCTTTTCTCTCAACACTTTTATCACTTTCCCGGTTTTACCCTTCTCCTTTCCCGCTACGACATATACGGTATCGCCGCTCTTGATGTTGAATCTCTTTCTTTTCTCCGAATTTTTTCTCGACGCGGAAGCCACTTTACACCACCTCCGGGGCAAGAGAAATTATTTTCATAAAACCCTTCGTACGCAGCTCCCTGGCTATAGGCCCGAAAACACGGGTACCCATGGGCTCGTTTTCTTTGTTAATAAGCACTGCGGCGTTATTATCGAATCTTACGTATGACCCGTCCACCCTTCTCTGTTCCTTTCTGGTACGCACAATCACAGCCCTCTGCACGGTGCCCTTATCCACTTTTGAGTTGGGAATAGCCTCCTTGACGGACACTACAACCACATCCCCCAACCTGGCGTATTTTCTTCCGGAGCCGCCCAGCACCTTAATACAAAAAAGCCTCTTGGCCCCCGTATTGTCGGCGGAATCCAGATATGTCGTCGACTGA includes:
- the rplN gene encoding 50S ribosomal protein L14 — translated: MIQSTTYLDSADNTGAKRLFCIKVLGGSGRKYARLGDVVVVSVKEAIPNSKVDKGTVQRAVIVRTRKEQRRVDGSYVRFDNNAAVLINKENEPMGTRVFGPIARELRTKGFMKIISLAPEVV
- the rplX gene encoding 50S ribosomal protein L24; the encoded protein is MASASRKNSEKRKRFNIKSGDTVYVVAGKEKGKTGKVIKVLREKEAALVEKLNLVKRHERQSQKNPTGGIVEKEAPIHISNLMLYDNTEGEPVRVGRRVLGSGEKVRYSKKSGEEIGK